The DNA window AATTTAAAATGCGTTTTCCAATTCAAAATTCAACCATAAATTTAGATTTTGAAACCATCAAAAAAATGCTTTCAAATCCTTTCGATAAGAATTTTAAAACTCGGTTTACTGTCAAAATTGGGCAACACCTAAAAGTGATTTCTGTGGATGAAATTGAATGTTTTTTTAGCGAAAACAAAGGAACCTATATTCATACTTTCGACAACAGAAATTATTTAATTGAATCCACTTTGGAGGTTTTAGAACAAGAATTGGATGCTAAGCAATTTTATCGAATTAGCCGAAAATTTATTATTCCATTAAAGTCAATTAAGGAAATTGTGTTGTATAGCAATTCTCGTTTAAAGGTGATTTTGCCAACATTCAAAGAAGAAGAGGTGATTGTAAGTCGCGAAAAAGTCTCCGATTTCAAGTCGTGGATTGGCTGATTTTTTATTTCAATTATAAAATAATATAACGAAGTTTATTAGTACTGGTATTGAGTAGTTTAGAGTTGGCATATAGATTTAATCTATCGTCATTTTACGCTTTGAAAATGGTCTTTCGAATGCCAATCAAAACAAAAATTATCAAAGTGTAAATAATAAAAAAAGTGACGATATAATCTATCAAATTTAAAGAGAGCAGCGCAGCTATAATCAACAATTGAAACCCTAATCCGTAAAGTGAAACGGATGTCATAAACCAATTTGGAAACCTTTTTGCTTTATAAGCGTCGCTGTCTAAGGCGTAAATTATTTTGTCGAAAACACCATAAACGAGTGTGTATATTTTAAATAAAATATCGACCGATTTTTGGGTTTCCCCGGGCAAGGCACGAGGTGATTTGTTCTCAAAAATTTTACTTGTTGTATCTCCTCCCACCGATTTATTTCGTAAAATCACATAGTAATAATTGTATAAAGTTCCTTGGAGTTGGATACAAAAAAACGCCAAAAGTGACATCCAAAAAGTAGTTTTTGATGCGTGACAAATCGACATTATGAACAGAAAATTTAGGATAATATCAAACACGCTATCGAGGTATCTTCCTGTGTAGGAAGGTGTGTTTTTTACTCTTGAAAGTTCGCCGTCCGCAGCATCAATTATTGATTTTAAAATGATGAAAAAAGCCGCTAAGATGTAGTGGTTTTTTAAAATACAATAGATAGCGATTACACCCGTAAAACCAAAAAGAAGAGTGATATGAATGGGTGTAATTTTGGTGTTTTTTAATCTGTTTGCAAAAAGTTTTGCAAAGGGTCTTCCGTAATCAGACAAATCTAAAAATTTATCTTCGTGAGCAAGTTTAGACATTTATTGATGTTAAACAAAAGGATGTGACAATATAGTCGGTTATTATTTTTAGTGCCCACAGTTTAAACTGTGTTTTATTTTTTTATTTCGATAATCGATGCAACGTAAATATCATTGCGGTCAACAAAAAGAAAGCCATCACCTGATGAGTCAATCCTAACCAAAGTGGAACGCTATATAGCAAGGTGAAAACTCCTAATCCAAATTGTAAAATTACCATAATTACTAAGACGTTTATACCTGTTTTTTGCTGTTTGCCTAAATCAAATTTATGACTTTTGTATGCCAAAAGCAATATAAAACCAACAACAATATAAGCCAAAGTTCTATGTACAAACTGAACGCCACTTTTGCCTTCGGTCAGTCTAAGGAACCACGAATCTTTTTCTAAAAGTACACTTTCGTGCAAGAACTGTCCGTCGCTCATCAATGGCCAATGATTGTGAATTAGACCAGCATTCAAACCGGCAACAAAACCGCCATAAATAATCTGTAAAAGTAAAAATACTATCGCCAAACGGGCAATTTTCCGCAATGGTAATAATGCTTCATTTCGATTGGGATAAATTAAATCTAAGGCTACCCAAAGCGTGTAGGCAAAGGTGATAAAAGCGAA is part of the Flavobacterium nackdongense genome and encodes:
- a CDS encoding COX15/CtaA family protein, with translation MKNKNKSVIIWLLSGCLLLFVMVVVGGITRLTNSGLSMTDWHLVTDTFPPLTEEKWSQAFEEYKKFPEYQKINIHNDFQLEDYKFIYFWEWFHRFIGRIIGLVFIVPFVYFLIKKRLSSETLKKCVVLLGMGAFQGFLGWFMVRSGLIDNPDVSHFRLSLHLTFAFITFAYTLWVALDLIYPNRNEALLPLRKIARLAIVFLLLQIIYGGFVAGLNAGLIHNHWPLMSDGQFLHESVLLEKDSWFLRLTEGKSGVQFVHRTLAYIVVGFILLLAYKSHKFDLGKQQKTGINVLVIMVILQFGLGVFTLLYSVPLWLGLTHQVMAFFLLTAMIFTLHRLSK
- a CDS encoding CDP-alcohol phosphatidyltransferase family protein, translating into MSKLAHEDKFLDLSDYGRPFAKLFANRLKNTKITPIHITLLFGFTGVIAIYCILKNHYILAAFFIILKSIIDAADGELSRVKNTPSYTGRYLDSVFDIILNFLFIMSICHASKTTFWMSLLAFFCIQLQGTLYNYYYVILRNKSVGGDTTSKIFENKSPRALPGETQKSVDILFKIYTLVYGVFDKIIYALDSDAYKAKRFPNWFMTSVSLYGLGFQLLIIAALLSLNLIDYIVTFFIIYTLIIFVLIGIRKTIFKA
- a CDS encoding LytR/AlgR family response regulator transcription factor, producing MTTIIIEDEKPAARLLQRKLEKLNIEVGVMLHSVEESLQWFSKNEHPDLIFLDIQLSDGLSFEIFEKVEIKSAVIFTTAYDEYALKAFKLNSIDYLLKPIDEDDLEVAISKFKMRFPIQNSTINLDFETIKKMLSNPFDKNFKTRFTVKIGQHLKVISVDEIECFFSENKGTYIHTFDNRNYLIESTLEVLEQELDAKQFYRISRKFIIPLKSIKEIVLYSNSRLKVILPTFKEEEVIVSREKVSDFKSWIG